GCTTGCACCGAAATCCATTGAGAAGTAATAGTATCAATTTTAATTACATCATTTTCTTTTGGTTCACTCCAATTTCCATTTACTATTGCCGCTTCAATTGGATCTATTTGCGATAGACTTCTTCTATCTGGAGGATTTATTTTAATCGCTAATCCATTGCTAATTACTATTTTCTCTTGCGCAAAAATATTTTGGAATAAAATTATGATTACAAAGATTAATAAAGTATTTTTCATTTTAATTCTCATTACTAACATTTTGTTTTTTAACTAATCCATCTTGATATATTATATATTTATTTTTTTCATCTTTGCTAAGTAAAATTGCTTCAAATTGTGTTGATGTAATTTTTATTTTTGGCGGCCAAATATATGATGAATGAATATCTAAATTTTTTATTTTAAGTTTTTCAAATTCATCCGTAAAATTTCCATTAATTAATTTGTAATCATGTTCAGCATAATAAACTTTGCGTAGTGCCCATTTCGCATATTCATCAGTATTTAAATTGAATTCAACTTTTTCAGTTCCAACGAGTTTATTCGTAAATTGTGTATATCCCCAAGTTTCTGGCGAATGCATATTTACAATTCCTTGAGATGACCAAACCCAGTTATTTTCCGGAAATGATTTTCCCGTTTTAGGATTAATTTTCTTTTTATACGTTCCATCAATAATTTCAGTATCCCATTCAACTCTTGAAAAATTAACCCTCCATTGATCCCCTTCAAGCGGTGGGCTTTTCATTTCAGTCATTTCTGCTAGAGCTTTCCATGGATAGGCTACTTCAACCGTCCAGTATTTATCTTCATCATTCGGATTGTTAATGGTTCCATTTATATCAACTGCCGTTTTTAATCCCGCAATGTCCCATCCATTAAGAGCAACATTTTCTCCGTCTCGATAAGGTTTTACAATCATCAAATCCCACTGAGTATTAAACGCATTAATCTCAAATTCATAATATTTATGAGTATCACCAT
The nucleotide sequence above comes from Ignavibacteriota bacterium. Encoded proteins:
- a CDS encoding carbohydrate-binding family 9-like protein, with the translated sequence MKKYLAIYFLFIGSIISQNNNEYPQIKIAFNPEKYICYKTIGKITIDGKFNEKDWEKAEWTKDFVDIEGDLKPKPYYNTRVKMLWDDEYFYFAALLEEPHIWAKLKQRDTVIFYDNDFEIFIDPDGDTHKYYEFEINAFNTQWDLMIVKPYRDGENVALNGWDIAGLKTAVDINGTINNPNDEDKYWTVEVAYPWKALAEMTEMKSPPLEGDQWRVNFSRVEWDTEIIDGTYKKKINPKTGKSFPENNWVWSSQGIVNMHSPETWGYTQFTNKLVGTEKVEFNLNTDEYAKWALRKVYYAEHDYKLINGNFTDEFEKLKIKNLDIHSSYIWPPKIKITSTQFEAILLSKDEKNKYIIYQDGLVKKQNVSNEN